A genome region from Cystobacter fuscus DSM 2262 includes the following:
- a CDS encoding energy transducer TonB, translating into MIGSVLSVKSRLALLCLLAAVVSLGGTGCATASRATVAATPAPEPIAEPAPAPEPPPAPEPVVKAERPKASKRAARPVPEAKAATRTSMAARASEPRRPQSDGMSLESGEPVAFDPSVMTRPQRVSGREPRLTPEAQAEHVRGTALVRCVVTREGRVTNCRLLNGLPYMNQELLESLSTWRVTPATTQGKPIDVDYTFVVRVPTSS; encoded by the coding sequence ATGATTGGCTCCGTCTTGTCCGTGAAGTCTCGACTTGCCCTCTTGTGCCTGCTGGCCGCGGTGGTCTCCCTGGGGGGGACCGGGTGCGCCACGGCCTCTCGGGCGACGGTCGCGGCGACCCCCGCGCCCGAGCCCATCGCCGAGCCGGCTCCGGCGCCCGAGCCTCCGCCAGCCCCGGAGCCCGTGGTGAAGGCCGAACGCCCCAAGGCCTCGAAGCGCGCGGCCCGGCCCGTGCCCGAGGCGAAGGCGGCGACGAGGACCTCCATGGCGGCGAGGGCGTCCGAGCCGAGGCGGCCCCAGTCAGACGGCATGTCGCTCGAGTCGGGCGAGCCCGTGGCCTTCGATCCCTCGGTGATGACGCGGCCCCAGCGGGTGAGCGGACGGGAGCCCCGGCTCACCCCGGAGGCCCAGGCCGAGCACGTGCGTGGCACCGCGCTGGTGCGCTGCGTGGTGACCCGCGAGGGCCGGGTGACGAATTGCCGGCTGCTCAATGGCCTGCCCTACATGAATCAGGAGCTGCTCGAGTCCCTGTCCACCTGGCGCGTCACTCCCGCCACCACGCAGGGCAAGCCGATCGACGTGGACTACACCTTCGTCGTCCGCGTGCCCACGTCGAGCTGA
- a CDS encoding MATE family efflux transporter, whose protein sequence is MTSEPLPSRREELQQLWKLALPIAIAQAGQHLMGFVDTAVVSRAGTQALAAVGLSSSIFFALSSFAMGLMMGLDPLVSQAIGARNFSRARVLFWQGSYLALIVGTVLAVPLVVGPRLLPLVGVSFPELPEVQDYLTWRAPSLPLVLLFITARAYLQGVGRPHVLVVSTVVANVFNLAANVLFVFGGEGLPSFLGPLRAMPALGVKGSALATLLATLVQWAIVAWAVRMTPGAAGPGWVRPVRADILQALRVGVPIGLHLAAEVGVFSLAGVLARWVSPESMSAHQIAISYGSLSFAMALGIGNAGSVRVGWAVGARDTPRARRSGMMAFASGAAFMALAGLGYALFAPQLADLMGTPPEVRPLVVPLLMVCAVFQLSDGVQGVGAGVLRGAGETRFTFLANVVGHYAVGLPVALVLGFGLKLGVVGIWWGLCAGLTFVGLALLWRFERQSAGTLRPMEG, encoded by the coding sequence ATGACGTCCGAACCCCTTCCCAGCCGCCGCGAGGAACTCCAGCAACTCTGGAAGCTCGCCCTGCCCATCGCCATCGCCCAGGCGGGCCAGCACCTCATGGGCTTCGTGGACACGGCGGTGGTGAGCCGCGCGGGGACCCAGGCGCTGGCGGCGGTGGGACTGTCCTCCTCCATCTTCTTCGCCCTGAGCAGCTTCGCCATGGGGCTGATGATGGGGTTGGATCCGCTGGTGTCCCAGGCCATCGGCGCGCGCAACTTCTCCCGCGCGCGGGTGCTCTTCTGGCAGGGCAGCTACCTGGCGCTGATCGTCGGGACGGTGCTGGCGGTGCCCCTGGTGGTGGGGCCCCGGCTGCTGCCGCTCGTGGGCGTGAGCTTCCCGGAGCTGCCCGAGGTCCAGGACTACCTCACCTGGCGCGCGCCCAGCCTGCCGCTGGTGCTGCTCTTCATCACCGCCCGGGCCTACCTCCAGGGGGTGGGGCGGCCCCACGTCCTGGTGGTGTCCACCGTGGTGGCCAACGTGTTCAACCTCGCGGCCAACGTCCTGTTCGTCTTCGGCGGCGAGGGGCTGCCCTCCTTCCTCGGGCCCCTGCGCGCGATGCCCGCCCTGGGCGTGAAGGGCTCGGCGCTCGCCACGCTGCTGGCGACGCTCGTGCAGTGGGCCATCGTCGCGTGGGCGGTGCGGATGACGCCGGGCGCGGCGGGACCGGGCTGGGTGCGTCCGGTGCGCGCGGACATCCTCCAGGCGTTGCGTGTGGGCGTGCCCATCGGCCTGCACCTCGCGGCGGAGGTGGGCGTCTTCTCCCTGGCGGGAGTGCTCGCGCGCTGGGTGAGCCCGGAGAGCATGAGCGCGCATCAGATCGCCATCTCCTACGGCAGCCTCTCCTTCGCCATGGCGCTGGGCATCGGCAACGCGGGCAGCGTGCGCGTGGGCTGGGCGGTGGGGGCGCGGGACACGCCGCGCGCCCGGCGCAGCGGGATGATGGCGTTCGCCTCGGGCGCGGCCTTCATGGCGCTCGCCGGACTGGGCTACGCCCTCTTCGCTCCGCAACTGGCGGACCTCATGGGCACGCCCCCCGAGGTGCGGCCCCTGGTGGTGCCCCTGCTGATGGTGTGCGCCGTCTTCCAGTTGTCCGACGGCGTGCAGGGCGTGGGCGCGGGCGTGCTGCGCGGCGCGGGCGAGACGCGCTTCACCTTCCTGGCCAACGTGGTGGGGCACTACGCGGTGGGCCTGCCCGTGGCGCTGGTGCTCGGCTTCGGACTGAAGCTGGGCGTGGTGGGCATCTGGTGGGGCTTGTGCGCGGGTCTCACCTTCGTGGGCCTCGCGCTCCTGTGGCGCTTCGAGCGCCAGAGCGCCGGCACCCTCCGGCCCATGGAAGGGTGA
- a CDS encoding beta-propeller domain-containing protein: protein MHSNKQAGVVFALVGLVGCSDSRDIPENQPVQMSAKLESFESCEKLESYIEDAAVLDMRASLERSKPSYWQGRGGGVPMDDVASPNAPNAGSGSGAPPGSPTSPGSYTGTNNQVAGVDEADFVKNDGTRLFVLSGQKLHVHRSWPAESLRTESSLSIEGWPRQMFLHGDKVVVFSEVYTNPSEAGGSSGSSGAPIGCNYLSLCVAGGLASTKVTTVDVSQLSAPQVTGELYLPGGYHDARLSGGSVRLVLNESFAWPAGMRWYPDYDPGLWNDTPRLEREIDALKNTNEQLIRARSLSDWRRDGYFKQPDGTRVPVAQDCRDFHRTNAPTQLGYVTVASLDLDAAVTQAPGRTTLVAQPDILYANGGALYLTARHWWWWWESGQRDYTYVHKLDLEQSGHARYVASGTLEGHLLDQFSLDEHEGVLRAATTISWRVAEAGNPWGRIETTNRVSTLRQDGNRLKPLGRSEDLAKGERIYSARFLGNKGYVVTFRQVDPLFTFDLSDPAHPRKVGELKVPGFSTYIHPLGDTHLLTLGVQVAENGDWRSRSLKLSLFDVSDLAHPREAFTQLVGSPNSGSEALYDHKAFNFFAAKGLLAIPFTDWVPSYSGYYWDYFVSDLRVFRVDRATGFTPLGSLSMSDVYRTHDTNRWNYWYQPYVRRSVMADDYVYAISDAGVRVSHVNQLSTPLATARFQPTVVY, encoded by the coding sequence ATGCATTCAAACAAACAAGCTGGGGTGGTATTCGCGCTGGTGGGCCTCGTGGGGTGCTCTGATTCACGAGACATCCCGGAGAACCAGCCCGTGCAGATGTCGGCGAAGCTGGAGTCCTTCGAGAGCTGTGAGAAGCTCGAGTCCTATATCGAGGACGCCGCGGTGCTCGACATGCGCGCCTCGCTGGAGCGCTCCAAGCCCTCCTACTGGCAGGGCCGGGGGGGCGGCGTGCCCATGGATGACGTGGCGTCTCCCAACGCCCCGAACGCGGGCTCGGGCTCGGGCGCCCCTCCGGGCTCGCCGACCTCGCCGGGCAGCTACACGGGCACCAACAACCAGGTGGCCGGCGTGGACGAGGCGGACTTCGTGAAGAACGACGGCACGCGCCTCTTCGTCCTCTCCGGACAGAAGCTCCATGTCCACCGCTCCTGGCCCGCCGAGTCGTTGCGCACCGAGTCCTCGCTCTCCATCGAGGGCTGGCCCCGGCAGATGTTCCTGCACGGCGACAAGGTGGTCGTCTTCTCCGAGGTGTATACGAACCCGTCGGAGGCCGGGGGCTCGAGTGGCTCGAGTGGCGCGCCGATCGGGTGCAACTACCTGTCGCTCTGCGTGGCCGGTGGGCTCGCCTCCACCAAGGTCACCACGGTGGACGTGTCCCAGCTCTCCGCGCCCCAGGTGACGGGCGAGTTGTATCTGCCGGGTGGCTACCATGACGCGCGGCTGTCGGGCGGCTCGGTGCGCCTGGTGTTGAACGAGTCCTTCGCCTGGCCCGCCGGGATGCGCTGGTACCCCGACTACGATCCAGGGCTCTGGAATGACACGCCGCGGCTGGAGCGGGAGATCGACGCGCTCAAGAACACCAACGAGCAGCTCATCCGCGCGCGCTCCCTGTCGGACTGGCGGCGGGACGGGTACTTCAAGCAGCCGGATGGCACCCGGGTGCCGGTGGCCCAGGACTGCCGCGACTTCCACAGGACGAACGCGCCCACGCAGCTCGGCTACGTCACCGTGGCCTCGCTCGACCTGGACGCGGCGGTGACGCAGGCGCCCGGACGCACCACCCTGGTGGCCCAGCCAGACATCCTCTACGCCAATGGCGGCGCGCTCTACCTCACCGCGCGGCACTGGTGGTGGTGGTGGGAGTCGGGGCAGCGGGACTACACCTACGTCCACAAGCTCGACCTGGAGCAGTCGGGGCACGCCCGCTACGTGGCCAGCGGCACCCTGGAGGGCCACCTGCTGGACCAGTTCAGCCTGGATGAGCACGAGGGCGTGCTGCGCGCGGCCACCACCATCTCCTGGCGGGTGGCGGAGGCCGGCAACCCCTGGGGCCGCATCGAGACGACCAACCGCGTCTCCACCCTGCGCCAGGACGGCAACCGGCTCAAGCCGCTGGGGCGCAGCGAGGACCTCGCCAAGGGCGAGCGCATCTACAGCGCGCGCTTCCTGGGCAACAAGGGCTACGTGGTGACGTTCCGCCAGGTGGATCCGCTCTTCACCTTCGATCTCTCGGACCCGGCGCACCCGCGCAAGGTGGGCGAGCTCAAGGTGCCGGGCTTCTCCACGTACATCCACCCGCTGGGCGACACGCACCTGCTGACCCTGGGCGTGCAGGTGGCGGAGAATGGCGACTGGCGCTCGCGCTCACTCAAGCTGTCGCTCTTCGACGTGTCCGACCTCGCCCACCCCCGCGAGGCCTTCACTCAACTGGTGGGCTCGCCCAACAGCGGGAGCGAGGCGCTCTATGATCACAAGGCCTTCAACTTCTTCGCGGCCAAGGGTCTGCTGGCCATTCCCTTCACCGACTGGGTCCCGTCGTACTCGGGCTATTACTGGGACTACTTCGTGAGCGACCTGCGCGTCTTCCGCGTGGATAGGGCCACGGGCTTCACTCCCCTGGGCTCGCTCTCCATGAGCGACGTGTACCGCACCCACGACACCAACCGGTGGAACTACTGGTACCAGCCCTACGTGCGCCGCAGCGTGATGGCGGATGACTACGTGTACGCCATCTCGGACGCCGGTGTGCGCGTGTCCCACGTGAACCAGCTCTCCACGCCGCTGGCCACGGCGCGTTTCCAGCCCACCGTCGTGTACTGA